One region of Dokdonia sp. 4H-3-7-5 genomic DNA includes:
- a CDS encoding family 20 glycosylhydrolase yields MQTSIEKLVLIPIPDQIVAEDYGFLFDQETRVMSDTLPEVQAIATQFKNLLKQTPFPLTLDNEVDENVVSFNIVSSDSIPSPEGYALAINNKRLSLAGSTPSGVFRGMQTLLQVLPDALIAGKQIDSLVIPGLKIVDAPQYEYRGMMLDVARHFFTVDEVKRLIDQMAFYKLNKLHLHLTDDQGWRIEIKSWPKLTEIGGSSSVRNERPGFYTQEDYKSIVAYAQSKFITVIPEIDMPGHTNAALASYPELNCNGKVTKLYKGMRVGFSTLCVDKDITYTFVENVIKEIAAMTPGPYIHLGGDESHVTSKKDYNIFLNKVFPIVKKYNKHVIGWEEIESAGVDSTYIVQHWQRTTTASRGLTQGAKVILSPAKRMYLDMKYTKKSPIGLTWAGTVELDSAYIWNPSQIFKNVPVSQVLGIESPLWSETIKSSDDIEYLAFPRLIGHAELGWSNPSNYNWDSYKKRLYKHYKRMDILEINYYNSPILETKIKL; encoded by the coding sequence GTGCAAACAAGTATTGAAAAGCTCGTTCTTATCCCAATTCCAGATCAGATAGTTGCAGAGGATTATGGCTTTTTATTTGATCAGGAAACTAGAGTGATGAGTGATACATTGCCAGAAGTGCAAGCAATTGCCACGCAGTTTAAAAATCTTTTAAAACAAACACCTTTTCCATTAACACTAGATAATGAAGTAGATGAAAATGTAGTTTCATTTAATATTGTGTCTAGTGATAGTATACCTTCCCCAGAGGGATATGCACTTGCTATAAATAATAAGAGATTGTCGCTTGCTGGGTCAACACCTAGTGGTGTCTTTAGGGGTATGCAAACGCTATTGCAAGTTTTACCAGATGCTCTTATTGCAGGAAAGCAGATTGATAGTCTAGTCATCCCAGGACTAAAAATTGTAGATGCACCGCAGTACGAGTATAGAGGTATGATGCTAGACGTTGCACGTCACTTCTTTACCGTAGATGAAGTAAAGCGTCTCATTGATCAAATGGCATTTTATAAACTTAATAAATTACACTTACACTTAACCGATGACCAAGGGTGGCGTATTGAGATCAAGTCATGGCCTAAACTTACGGAAATAGGAGGGAGCTCGTCTGTGCGTAATGAACGCCCTGGATTTTATACTCAAGAAGATTATAAATCGATTGTAGCTTATGCTCAGTCAAAATTTATTACGGTGATTCCAGAGATTGATATGCCTGGACATACTAATGCAGCACTGGCATCTTATCCCGAGCTCAACTGTAATGGTAAAGTCACAAAGCTGTATAAGGGAATGCGTGTAGGTTTTAGCACCTTGTGCGTAGATAAAGATATTACATACACATTTGTAGAAAATGTGATAAAGGAAATAGCAGCAATGACCCCTGGGCCATATATACATCTAGGAGGTGATGAATCTCACGTCACTTCAAAAAAGGATTATAATATATTTCTCAATAAAGTGTTTCCAATAGTTAAGAAGTACAATAAACACGTAATAGGCTGGGAAGAGATAGAAAGTGCTGGTGTAGATAGCACTTACATAGTACAACACTGGCAAAGAACCACTACCGCATCGCGAGGACTTACTCAAGGTGCAAAAGTTATTTTATCTCCTGCAAAGCGTATGTATCTTGATATGAAATACACAAAGAAGTCTCCTATAGGACTTACTTGGGCCGGAACGGTTGAGTTAGATAGCGCTTATATCTGGAATCCATCACAAATTTTTAAAAATGTTCCTGTCTCACAAGTGTTGGGTATTGAATCTCCTTTGTGGTCTGAGACTATAAAATCCTCTGATGATATTGAGTATCTTGCTTTTCCAAGACTCATAGGTCACGCCGAATTAGGCTGGAGTAACCCCAGTAATTATAATTGGGATTCTTATAAGAAGCGATTATATAAGCATTATAAGAGAATGGATATACTAGAGATTAACTATTATAATTCTCCAATACTCGAAACTAAAATCAAGCTGTAG